Sequence from the Megalops cyprinoides isolate fMegCyp1 chromosome 9, fMegCyp1.pri, whole genome shotgun sequence genome:
TCTCCTATTCTGTAAAGTAGGAAATATTATTAATCCATAAATATATTAATCCAGCACTTACCGTCTTTCCCCCACCCCTAACCAGTGGTTGCACATGAAGGTGCAAATCACCTTTTTTGGGCATATCCCAGTGTTTCATAGCCAAATTGCAAGAGTTTTGGGGTAGGTGGATTATGAGGCATTCAGTTACTGACTGAGCCAGCAACTTTGAGCTGTGTCCCAATCCATCCCATATCGCCCCCCGTGAGTGTAATAAGATACTCAGTTCACAATTCTCACTCTCCACAACCTATACAAGTATCCAGAGATGGAGTAAGTACCTACAACTGCTTTTGCTGGTATTGTCTATATTACAATAAGGtaagagaaatttaaaaaaaaaaaaaaaaacaacaacattagAACATGTAAGCACATATGGAACTTCactaaatgtttttcattctaAAAGTTAAAGTATGTGCAAGTGTTTATGTAGTTAAAACACAGATCTGAGCACAAGACAAGATAATTAATAGTAGGCATGggacatgtttttctttgttagaggaaaaaggcaaaaaagggCTAAGGTTTTAATAGATCATATTTGTACAGAGAGTAGTCTCTACTGAGCACAAATAACAGTACAACAGACATGGTTGCACAAACCATAAAATGATGCAGCAATTCTTTTCAGgtcaaaaaaggaaatcagtTTACTGTCAAGAGACAAGCCTGTTCACTGCAGATCTGAGGACTACAGAGTCCACTTATTAGCTAGTGTAGGGGCAGTATTTAGCTAGCTGGTGGACACTGGTTGAaagggtccagcagcagtgtcccagctgggaatttaaccagcaacctttttgttactTAGAACATGTAAACAGGTcttggttacgagtcctgcccCTTTaacactatgttacactgccacatCTCCAAATGTATAGTAAGTTTGCTTAAGTGATGCAGGTCTGGCATAACTATGATGCAGTAAATGCAGTTAGAAGAAGCTTATGCCAATTAGCCATCTtgagaaactgaaacaaacCTAATTAAATAGGCCATAAAAGGGGTAACGAAAAGGATGCCAGTTCACTTCTCTGCTGGGGtgctactgttgtacccttggagaAGGTGCCTCaatcaatatccagctgtataaatggataacatgtataaaattgtaacctatgaaagtcaCTGTAggtaggagcatctgctaatcaactgaatgtgaaatgtaaatgtcaaaggGTATAAAGCCACTGCAGCCCTTTGTGTTGCCCCTTACAGAACTGGGTCCACAGTCAGCTGCCTTCATAAAGAACGTGGAGCTAGTGTGTCTACTGTTCTgcaatgaaagagagagaggaattctgcaatgaaaaagaaaatttgtgTAATTTACCAAATTGTCTTTAAAACTAAAAAGGAAATTAAGTTATGGGATGAACACCATTAAAGGTTTAATTGCATCAGACTTATGTAGCTACCCCGGAgagtttttgcagttttttttttttttgactgcagCTCTGGATGTGATTCTCATTTTTAAGTTACCTTCACTCATTGCATAATATTATCTTGCTTACAATACTGCTGGTATATAATTGTGTTTATTAGACAAAACAGTACTCTTTCATTCAGCATGTAAAGAAGCTCAACACTTCCACGTTTGACCTCTAGTTTCTAGTATGTTGTGGCATAAAACAAAGCTGATCCTGGGCcaatgctttctctctcttgctgtgctAATGACCAAGCTAAATGGTGACACCGTTTACATGAGACGCATGGGCAAGCCTGCCAACATCCTGCTCTATGAATGAACTGTCTTTGTTTTCGGGCAGTACCTACTTCAGagcaggcagggggtgggggttagtgGGCTGTACAGGGGCCTGGAGGCTTTTGTTGATGCAGGTTGTACTTGGCTTAAATGTAGGACAGATTCCTCTCAGACAGAACCTGCGAGCTAGTGTTCCAGACAATTGGCAGATAAAGTGAACATACAGTTATAAAGGTGATCAGTCACTGTTTAGGACTAAATCATACATTCTATGAGGGGAAAATACATAGCACTTAGCTGCTTTCATATCTTTTAAACCCTTCAGTTGTTATAAGTTTCAGTTCTTGTATCAGGTGAGGACACAGAATATACAGGCAGTTCGTTagtgttttcacattttcatttcagcatcgTTGAATTATATACCGTTTTTATGTTGTTTGGAAGCATTCTCTACCCATATTTGACATATGTTGTGGACTAATGACTTCAGTGTGCAGAGGAAAGTAATGTCGTACTGGTGTCATTCACACCTCCTGGATAGACGGTGAGGAATGAGGAATGAATGTGGCTGATGTTGGAGAGGCCTTCTTTGTCAGGAGGAGCCGCTTTGTGAGTTGGTAGCAGCAACTGCACAGAAGCAGCATGTGGTAGGTACAGCTTCGCAGTCGCACAGCAGGTTGCATAGCACACTACGTGACCTTGTGTTTTCATATGTCAGGTCAGCAGCAGGATTTCCTTTTGCTTTTCAAGGCACATTTAACTATATGTTAGACGGAAAACGCACCATGTTTAACACTGGCAATGAGGGTGAGCTAGTGCTTGGTCATTTCTAGCATCTGCAATGGCAAGCAAACAGCTGTACTGGCAGCATTCCAGTAAACCACAGTTTTACATTGCCAGCACCGTGTGAGCACATGTTGTGAGCACAGAAATCCAGCCGGCGTCGGTCACGGCGATGCTGTGTGAAGGTCTCCATTGACCAGACTTCAGCAAATACACAGCTAGATGATAGGGCTCCTTCTAGCCACTCTTTGGCTGACTTTGAAAGTGTAGACGGAGGACAAGTTTACATATTAATCATTCATGGATGCCTTCTGTCTATCTACTCTTCAGTTTACATCACTAATGTATACATCATCTGTGTTGGCTGGGTTAACAACTCAATTCTACCTAGGTAAGGCAGGCTATAGCATTAAATTCTATGACAGGTGCTAATTGCCTTTAGCCACCTTTAGCGTACTCACACTATGGACGTTACATTATTTCttcaaattataattttacCGTTGCTGGTAGGACAACAAAACAATAGTTGTGGATTTAACCTGAAAGTGAAAAAACTTTCACTTTCACGTCCGGTGCATCCTTTATTGTTTTTCTACAACTTTATCTTAAGAATGAGTGATATTCAACGTAAgcatgttctgtgttttgtttttgcatgctgCCAATAAGCTACTGTGctgctcatttttttgtatattggacttttactgatattttgaaactgttttGTATAGGATAAAGGTTTTTACTCCCATAACATTGACATTGTGTTGCTAACATATTTAACACAAAATCCACTATCAGCAATGGAAATTTTGCTTTTGTAAGTACAAGAtagtattttttattcttaGGAGCACCATTTTAATTGCAGGtacattactattattatagaATTGGGTAAGTATTATAACTGTGTGTCTTTTCCATGTTTGTTGCCACCAGTTGAACAGGATCCGGAAAAGAACAATGAGGCCAAAGATGAGGAAGACCCCAGGGGCTGGTGGTTTTCGGATGCCCAGGCTCGGACCTTTCATGCTGGGCAAGTGTGTGAGGCCAGTCTGGGGCTTGAGGAGAGCTTCGAGACTGTAAAGACAGCCATCAGGGAACAGGGGCCGTTCGACGGGATCCTAGGCTTCAGTCAGGGCGCAGCGCTAGTGGCCATGCTGTGTGCACTGCAGGAACAACAGCTCACGCCCGAATTAAAGTTGCGGTTTGCCATTCTAGTGGCTGGTTTCCCAAGCGCGTGCGCTCAGCACGAAAGGTTTTACACCGGCGTGACTCTCACCACCCCTTCGCTGCACGTGTTTGGGCAGACGGACGGCGTGATTCCTGACAGCATGAGTCGAGAGCTCCTCCCAAAGTTTAAGGACCCCCAGGTCCTGATTCACCCTGGGGGGCACTTTGTCCCGGCGGCCTCCACCCACAGGCAGACTTACCAGGAATTCCTAAAGAGGTTCCAGGGCTGAGGATGGGGCTAAATTTGATTTCGTTGAGAATGACCTGAGCGTGTCCACACGTCGGCCTGCACAGGCAGATCGAATCATAAAACTCATGTAAACAGCGCGCTGATCCACAAAAGCCCCTGTCTCAGGTGAAGCCAGTAGGTTTTGCAGAGGATAATTTACTGCAGATTCTCATCATTTAGATTTCCCTTTCAAGATTATAGAACATCTGCCATTCTCAGGGATgaacgtgtgtgtttgtatatacattaaatattttaaagaaggttttacatctgtttttgtcattttttcctcaaaattccttaaaatatcaaataccAAAAGCACATAATGATCCAAATGCCTTTAATGGTTCATGAAATGCAGTCTGAAACTGCTAATGAGCAGAATCAGCAACAAATTTGTGTGACACTGATTATACATTTGGTAGCACTGTAACAAACTATTAAAGTCCAATTttcaaacattaattaaaaaaccaCAAATATATTACAGAGGGCCAAGCTTGCTACTAATGTTCTTCTCACAAATGGAACTGAAATTGAAGGACCCCTTTTTACCTttactttcattgtttttaactATTCTGACTTAACAATGTATCATTCTTTAGATaccaataattaaaaaaagacatacacagGTCCAAGTTACATGGGGGAATATAGTCAAGACAGGCTAATACTGCTTGGGAATCGTGTTTGTTTAGTTGAAACAAGGTAACACGGCCTCAGTTTTGCGTAAATGAGTTTCATTGTGGTATAGTTTTAATCACTGGCCTatttttttgcaagtgtttttaGAGCACATCTGCTTCGTACATGTAAGTGAGGCCAAAAGCATTTTTGCAGAGGTGAATCAAATGCCAACTGACGAGTGCCAGCTTTGTTGTCACTCAAGGACTTGCTCCAAAAGGGCGCTGACGTTGAGTCTTTTCTAAATCTGCGGACGGCACTGATGATGCAAGTCCCTGTGGACGTCAAAGTGTTTGAATACATGAAAACGGTGAAAAGAATAGGCTCCATtctcaaagaagaaaaacatgtttgtgctACAGCTCCCTCCAGCTCCATCCAGGGAACTGGCAGAGATGCTTCTCATCACCGGGGATATGAATCTCACACCACAGAAAAGTCAAAACACTGGCACAGAGACTCCTGATGAGGTATAACTTTAATTACACTgacaaagcattttattttatttgaaatgcttttttatttttaaaaaggactgaattgtggggaaaaatatattGCTGTTCCTACTCATCAGTTTTGGATAGAAATCCACTCTGTCTGAAACCCACTACTTACTAATTTACTACTAATAGGGAGAATtatcatacataaaaataaaatgtatatatttaatgtaaaattagcTCTAAAATCAAAATCTCATTAACACAGGTAGTGTGAGACTTGCATGTTCCAAGAGGGTTTGATAGGTACATTTTTCTAATGTTATTCCAGTTCCTCAAATATCTGCTTGATATTCATTTCAAGgtcaaaatgcatcacatttcattcttgcatttagcagaagctcttctTCAGTGTGACTCAAATGCATGtagattttatccatttatatagctgaatatattgtaggttaggtaccttgcccaagtctacagcagcagtgtcccagcaaggaattgaacTGGTAACCTCTTGGTTTCGGGGCCTGCGCCTTACCAccgcaccacactgctgccctgcaaaTCAAATTAGTTACTGTTGCCATGTGCTCCACACCACATCTGCCACACAACTAATGTTAATGTTTCGAACTGCATTGCATTGGGACGACATTTTTCCTAGCTGATATGCAGAGTATTTGCATTAAACCTCACCAACAACATTGCAACTTCTAAAAGACATGCTCCAGGTGAGGCTTGAACTCACAACCTCGGCATTGCCCTGCTATGTACTGTCTTATAAGTACCGCGCGCTAACCGATTGCGCCACTGgagccctgtagatgcagaacAGCAAAACACACCAATATTGACgctaatattaatattgatgttttttttagtaaaatTGTTATTGTGTATGAATAGTTAGCTAATATACAATTTCTCAGTGAGGACTGCTGTAACACATTTGTTGTTTTCGTCTTCACAGTTGCGGTTCTCTGAGCTCTTAGCTCTACTTTTAATAATCACTAACAAAGCATGCATGACAAGATCTAATAGAACTGTAGAACTGTAGATCTAACATTGtattcaaacatgcaaatgcttcattttaaagaattttatTGGCTTATCGTTGTCATTGGGCCTTTCCATTGCTTGGCATGGCCAAAGAATTCTGTTGCTGTTTGAATTAACCTTTTTGTTATCTGACACTGACACTATCCTAAATGACGGCTTCCAGCCGAAACATACCATTGATGTTTATAACAGTTCCCAGAAAGCAATTCATATAGTTCTTTTAAGGTTTTTTAGGAGACTTTATTGAATGTATCAAGAGGCTCTTggttattttaacattgttgAAATATGGTAGGAATGAGACAATAGAAAACTGGAATGCAATGAGTTAAATTCTATTGTAACAGGTTACAATACAAAGGAGCATTTCAATGTTAAAGTTCTACTTGAAGAGAAACCCAACTCACCCTACACCTGAATCAATGCAAACCAAGAAGGCTTAGCTCTaagtacagaaaacaaaaaagctgatGAGGAAAAGTCAGGACAAAAAACCAATTCAGTcccaaattatttatttaattcatgtgGGTGGGAACATAGCTGTAAGTAAACAGCATAAATCCATTGGCAATTATGAGCAAAAGCCAGGTGACATTTACGCATGTCATATTTCTAATGGGGGAGTGATTAGTTTTGGTTTAAACAGAGCCTGGCAAACTTTACAGCCTTATTTCAAATAACAAttgtcattttaacagcagTGTCTA
This genomic interval carries:
- the ovca2 gene encoding LOW QUALITY PROTEIN: esterase OVCA2 (The sequence of the model RefSeq protein was modified relative to this genomic sequence to represent the inferred CDS: inserted 1 base in 1 codon), whose product is MSTHSVSAPLRILCIHGYRQNSGTFRDKTGXLLKKQAELVYISAPHRVTLSAEIEQDPEKNNEAKDEEDPRGWWFSDAQARTFHAGQVCEASLGLEESFETVKTAIREQGPFDGILGFSQGAALVAMLCALQEQQLTPELKLRFAILVAGFPSACAQHERFYTGVTLTTPSLHVFGQTDGVIPDSMSRELLPKFKDPQVLIHPGGHFVPAASTHRQTYQEFLKRFQG